The Acidobacteriota bacterium genome contains a region encoding:
- a CDS encoding amidase — protein sequence MPAAVAASLAAPALAQQPPQPDAQLRIPKSALGSAEQVAGLKFTDAEEEMALRGINRNLDAFETLRKMDIPLSTEPAFTFHPYLPGKRPKPGSKPRPQPMVSRPAKIVVSPSLEDLAFEPVTSLSRLIESRQVSATALTKMYLGRLKKYGETLKCVITLTEDLALAQAAQADRDIRAGRYKGPLHGIPWGAKDLFATKGIRTTWGAKPYENQVIDVDATVVERLRDAGAVLVAKLSMGALAQGGEWFGGSTHTPWNIQRSSSGSSAGPAAATAAGLVGFALGTETLGSIISPSTACGVTGLRPTYGRTSRYGAMALSWTMDKIGPMCRTVEDCVLVFNAIHGPDGRDESVVDAAFDWQPARPLSSMRIGYVQSEFEVEPPATMSEDRKKTFLQQKQLMIDALDALRQAGAKLEPIALPDFPVQAIRFILSCEAAAAFDDLTRSKGIDQLTAQGAGDWPNQFRTYRFVPAVEYIRAMRARTLLMRQMDALMSTYDVFVSTTRSASLTSTNLTGHPALAMKAGFIDGMPVSLMITGRLYDEAAVLRVALAYERATKWHTMHPKLA from the coding sequence GTGCCCGCAGCCGTGGCCGCGAGCCTGGCCGCGCCGGCCCTGGCGCAGCAGCCGCCGCAGCCCGATGCGCAGCTGCGCATTCCGAAGAGTGCCCTGGGCAGCGCCGAGCAGGTGGCGGGCCTCAAGTTCACCGATGCCGAGGAGGAGATGGCCCTGCGCGGGATCAACCGCAATCTCGACGCGTTCGAGACGCTGCGGAAGATGGACATCCCGCTCAGCACCGAGCCGGCCTTCACGTTTCATCCGTACCTGCCGGGCAAGCGCCCGAAGCCAGGCTCGAAGCCCCGGCCCCAGCCCATGGTGTCCCGGCCCGCGAAGATTGTGGTCAGCCCTTCCCTCGAGGACCTCGCGTTCGAGCCGGTCACGTCGCTTTCGCGCCTGATCGAATCGCGACAGGTCAGCGCGACGGCGCTCACGAAGATGTATCTGGGCCGGCTCAAAAAGTACGGCGAGACGCTGAAGTGCGTGATCACGCTCACCGAGGATCTGGCGCTGGCGCAGGCCGCGCAGGCCGACAGAGACATTCGCGCCGGCCGCTACAAGGGCCCCCTGCACGGGATTCCGTGGGGCGCGAAGGATCTGTTCGCGACCAAGGGTATTCGGACGACGTGGGGCGCCAAGCCGTACGAGAACCAGGTGATTGACGTCGACGCCACCGTCGTCGAGCGGCTGCGCGATGCGGGAGCCGTGCTCGTGGCCAAGCTGTCGATGGGCGCGCTCGCGCAAGGTGGCGAATGGTTCGGCGGATCGACGCACACGCCGTGGAACATCCAGCGCAGTTCCTCGGGGTCGTCCGCCGGCCCGGCCGCGGCCACGGCCGCGGGCCTGGTCGGCTTCGCGCTCGGCACCGAGACCCTGGGCTCGATCATCTCGCCGTCCACGGCGTGCGGCGTCACGGGCCTGCGGCCCACCTACGGCCGCACCAGCCGCTACGGCGCGATGGCGCTCAGCTGGACGATGGACAAGATCGGTCCGATGTGCCGGACGGTGGAGGACTGCGTGCTGGTGTTCAACGCCATCCACGGTCCCGACGGGCGCGACGAGTCCGTGGTCGACGCGGCGTTCGACTGGCAGCCCGCGCGCCCGCTCTCCTCGATGCGCATCGGGTACGTCCAGAGCGAGTTCGAGGTCGAACCCCCGGCCACGATGTCCGAGGACCGCAAGAAGACGTTCCTGCAGCAGAAGCAGTTGATGATCGACGCGCTCGATGCGCTGCGACAAGCGGGCGCGAAGCTGGAGCCGATCGCCCTGCCAGACTTTCCCGTGCAGGCCATTCGATTCATTCTCAGCTGCGAAGCGGCCGCCGCCTTCGACGACTTGACCCGGTCGAAGGGCATCGATCAACTGACAGCCCAGGGGGCCGGCGACTGGCCCAATCAGTTCCGGACGTACCGATTCGTGCCGGCGGTCGAGTACATCCGCGCGATGCGGGCGCGCACACTGCTGATGCGCCAGATGGACGCGCTGATGTCCACGTACGACGTGTTCGTCTCGACCACGCGGAGCGCGAGCCTGACGTCGACGAATCTGACCGGACATCCGGCACTTGCGATGAAGGCGGGCTTCATCGACGGCATGCCGGTCTCGCTGATGATCACGGGCCGGCTGTACGACGAAGCCGCGGTGCTTCGCGTGGCGCTGGCCTACGAGCGCGCCACGAAGTGGCACACCATGCACCCGAAGCTGGCGTGA